A region of Subdoligranulum variabile DNA encodes the following proteins:
- a CDS encoding anti-sigma-I factor RsgI family protein — translation MHEELRAAFDSVHAEPELKAAARAAVARRVRQRHSPARPVGLALATAACAAVVVLGGRWLYFTPTAHISIDINPSLELGVNRFDRVISVQGWNDDGTALAETVEVTNLSYTDAVETILATDTIETLLGQDAVVEIGVIGDDDTHCERLLAGVQACTDGQQNAHCYRAGTEEVEQAHDCGLSYGKYRAYQELAALDPSVTPEAVQGMTMREIRDRIAALSGDGTTQSTAETPASCENPAPQQGNGHHGGSHHEE, via the coding sequence ATGCATGAGGAACTGCGCGCTGCATTTGACAGCGTCCACGCCGAACCGGAACTGAAGGCGGCGGCCCGTGCCGCGGTGGCCCGGCGGGTACGGCAGCGTCACAGCCCGGCCCGGCCGGTGGGTCTGGCCCTGGCCACGGCAGCCTGTGCGGCGGTGGTGGTGCTGGGCGGCCGGTGGCTCTACTTCACCCCCACGGCCCACATCAGCATCGACATCAATCCCTCCCTGGAGCTGGGGGTCAACCGGTTCGACCGGGTGATCTCGGTGCAGGGCTGGAACGACGACGGCACCGCCCTGGCCGAAACGGTGGAGGTGACCAACCTCTCCTACACCGACGCGGTGGAGACCATCCTCGCCACCGACACCATCGAAACACTGCTGGGGCAGGACGCCGTGGTGGAGATCGGGGTCATCGGGGACGACGACACCCACTGTGAACGGCTGCTGGCGGGGGTGCAGGCCTGCACCGACGGGCAGCAGAACGCCCACTGCTACCGGGCCGGTACTGAGGAGGTGGAACAGGCCCACGACTGCGGGCTTTCCTACGGCAAATACCGGGCCTATCAGGAGCTGGCGGCGCTGGACCCCTCCGTCACGCCGGAAGCGGTGCAGGGCATGACCATGCGGGAGATCCGCGACCGCATCGCAGCGCTTTCGGGCGATGGGACCACCCAGAGCACGGCCGAAACCCCGGCAAGCTGCGAAAATCCTGCCCCCCAACAGGGGAACGGCCACCACGGGGGCAGCCATCACGAGGAATAA
- a CDS encoding RNA polymerase sigma factor has product MRSEQEVNRAVERYADTVRRICLVHLKNYADTEDIFQTVFVKYLLHTAPFASPEHEKAWIIRVTINACKDLLRSVFRRRTVPLDEAAELSAPPEEHRAVLQAVQGLPAAYRDVVYLHYYEGYTAPEIAQILGKNVNTVYTRLTRARGLLRQALGGDDDA; this is encoded by the coding sequence ATGCGCAGCGAACAAGAGGTCAACCGGGCGGTGGAGCGGTATGCCGACACCGTGCGGCGCATCTGCCTGGTGCACCTGAAAAACTACGCGGACACCGAGGACATCTTCCAGACGGTGTTCGTGAAATACCTGCTGCACACGGCGCCCTTTGCCTCCCCCGAACATGAGAAGGCCTGGATCATCCGGGTGACCATCAACGCGTGCAAGGACCTTTTGCGCAGCGTGTTCCGGCGGCGTACCGTGCCGCTGGACGAAGCCGCGGAACTGTCCGCCCCGCCGGAGGAACACCGGGCGGTGCTGCAGGCGGTGCAGGGGCTGCCCGCGGCCTACCGGGACGTGGTGTATCTGCACTACTACGAAGGCTACACCGCCCCCGAGATCGCACAGATCCTGGGCAAGAACGTGAATACCGTCTACACACGGCTGACCCGCGCCCGCGGGCTGCTGCGTCAGGCGCTGGGAGGTGACGACGATGCATGA
- a CDS encoding PepSY domain-containing protein: MKKSTLIFVATAALSALLLTGCAEAAGFNGLRQQATPAATDTPQDAVDVAPQATAQAPVAAPASEPTAGIAGSADPNSGYISEDAAKATALEHAGLAEADLQAVRIKLDYDDGRAVYDVEFLKDTAEYDYELDATTGEILSYDYDAENLTAQTTTGSPVTADQAKQIALNHAGVAESDTRAMELETDRDDGRTVYEFSWKVGFTEYDYEIDADTGAILSYSQEQD, translated from the coding sequence ATGAAAAAATCTACCCTGATCTTCGTGGCGACCGCCGCTCTCTCCGCTCTGCTGCTCACCGGCTGTGCCGAAGCCGCCGGTTTCAACGGTCTGCGCCAGCAGGCCACCCCCGCCGCCACCGACACCCCCCAGGACGCCGTGGATGTGGCGCCCCAGGCTACGGCCCAGGCGCCGGTGGCTGCCCCGGCCAGTGAGCCCACGGCGGGCATCGCGGGCAGCGCCGATCCCAACAGCGGCTACATCTCGGAGGACGCCGCCAAGGCCACGGCGCTGGAGCACGCGGGGCTGGCCGAAGCTGATCTGCAGGCCGTGCGTATCAAGCTGGACTACGACGACGGCCGGGCGGTCTACGATGTGGAGTTCCTGAAGGACACCGCCGAGTATGACTACGAGCTCGACGCCACCACCGGGGAGATCCTCTCCTACGACTACGACGCCGAGAACCTGACCGCCCAGACGACCACCGGCAGCCCGGTGACGGCGGACCAGGCCAAGCAGATCGCTCTGAACCACGCCGGTGTGGCGGAAAGCGACACCCGGGCCATGGAGCTGGAGACCGACCGGGATGACGGCCGCACGGTGTACGAATTCTCCTGGAAGGTGGGCTTCACCGAGTACGACTACGAGATCGACGCCGACACCGGCGCCATCCTCAGCTACTCCCAGGAACAGGACTGA
- a CDS encoding sensor histidine kinase, with protein MKRLSITLRVTLLYAVFMVLLAGLSLGFLFHAGAQSARQATLDRMQTMAEDSRKELEAKDGELEIDRDLEAFDDGVYLSLYDTAGVPLYGFVPRAFDNSVIFDDASLRTVESGGRTWYLYDEQITVEDYGPVWVRSIAAADAVDSTLGTLWRAALLVLPVFVVLAAVCGYLLTRRAFAPVRQITQTAREIGAGNDLSRRIGLTGRRDEIYTLAAEFDAMFARLEEAFDREKQFTDDASHELRTPTAVILSQSEYALENTDPRGETRAALESIHAQAARMASLLSQLLMLARADKGRQVVQQENVDLSELAGIVAETEAEQAAARNITVETDLEPGVTVQGDETLLMRLLINLTENAIHYGRPGGHVRLTLRRQDGEAVGTVEDDGIGIAAEDQDKIWQRFWQADPARSGGGAGLGLSMVRWIAEAHGGRVTVQSRPGKGSVFTFCIPCEKSEKV; from the coding sequence ATGAAGCGTTTATCCATTACCCTGCGGGTCACGCTGCTCTATGCGGTGTTCATGGTGCTGCTGGCGGGGCTTTCCCTGGGGTTTCTGTTTCACGCGGGAGCGCAGTCGGCCCGGCAGGCCACATTGGACCGGATGCAGACCATGGCCGAGGACAGCCGCAAGGAACTGGAGGCCAAGGACGGGGAACTGGAGATCGACCGGGACCTGGAAGCCTTCGATGACGGGGTCTATCTCTCGCTGTACGACACGGCGGGGGTGCCCCTCTACGGCTTTGTGCCCCGGGCGTTCGACAACTCGGTGATTTTCGACGACGCCTCCCTGCGCACGGTGGAAAGCGGCGGCCGCACCTGGTATCTCTACGACGAGCAGATCACGGTGGAGGACTACGGCCCGGTGTGGGTGCGCAGCATCGCAGCGGCCGATGCGGTGGATTCCACCCTGGGTACCCTGTGGCGGGCGGCACTTCTGGTGCTGCCGGTGTTTGTGGTGCTGGCGGCGGTGTGCGGGTATCTGCTCACCCGGCGGGCCTTTGCGCCGGTGCGGCAGATCACCCAGACTGCCCGGGAGATCGGGGCGGGGAATGATCTGTCCCGCCGCATCGGTCTGACCGGCCGCAGGGATGAGATCTACACCCTGGCCGCCGAGTTTGACGCCATGTTTGCCCGGCTGGAGGAGGCCTTCGACCGGGAGAAGCAGTTCACCGACGATGCCTCCCATGAGCTGCGCACCCCCACGGCGGTGATTCTGTCCCAGAGTGAGTACGCCCTGGAGAACACCGACCCCCGGGGCGAGACCCGCGCGGCGCTGGAGAGCATCCACGCCCAGGCGGCGCGGATGGCGTCCCTGCTGTCCCAGCTGCTGATGCTGGCCCGGGCGGACAAGGGCCGCCAGGTGGTGCAGCAGGAAAACGTGGACCTGAGTGAGCTGGCCGGGATAGTGGCCGAGACCGAGGCGGAACAGGCGGCGGCCCGGAACATCACGGTGGAAACCGACCTGGAACCAGGTGTGACGGTGCAGGGGGATGAGACGCTGCTCATGCGGCTGCTCATCAACCTGACCGAGAACGCCATCCACTATGGCCGCCCCGGCGGCCACGTGAGGCTGACGCTCCGCCGGCAGGACGGCGAAGCGGTGGGCACGGTGGAGGATGACGGCATCGGCATTGCGGCAGAGGACCAGGACAAGATCTGGCAGCGGTTCTGGCAGGCGGACCCCGCCCGCAGCGGCGGCGGGGCCGGGCTGGGGCTGTCCATGGTGCGGTGGATCGCCGAAGCCCACGGCGGCCGGGTGACGGTACAGAGCCGGCCGGGCAAGGGCAGTGTTTTCACCTTTTGCATTCCCTGCGAAAAAAGTGAGAAAGTTTAA
- a CDS encoding response regulator transcription factor, with protein MRILVVEDQPEMNALLVKQLKAAQYSVDSCLTGTDALDYLAGGEYDAVILDIMLPGVDGLEVLRRRRAAGDKTPVLLLTARDGIDDRVRGLDSGADDYLVKPFALQELLARLRVLIRRRADQVSDVITVADLQVDCIARTASRGGQGIALSAKEFAVLEYLARNAGVVLSRERISQGVWNYDYEGGSNVVDVYIRYLRKKIDEGRQPKLIHTVRSVGYVLREEV; from the coding sequence ATGCGGATCCTTGTGGTGGAAGACCAGCCCGAGATGAACGCCCTGCTGGTCAAACAGCTGAAGGCGGCCCAGTACAGTGTGGACAGCTGCCTGACGGGCACCGACGCGCTGGATTATCTGGCGGGAGGCGAGTACGACGCGGTGATACTGGACATCATGCTGCCGGGGGTGGATGGACTGGAGGTGCTGCGCCGCCGCCGGGCAGCCGGGGACAAGACGCCGGTGCTGCTGCTCACGGCCCGGGACGGCATCGACGACCGGGTGCGGGGCCTGGACAGCGGCGCCGACGATTACCTGGTCAAACCCTTTGCCCTGCAGGAGCTGCTGGCGCGGCTGCGGGTGCTCATCCGCCGCCGGGCGGACCAGGTCAGCGACGTCATCACGGTGGCGGACCTGCAGGTGGACTGCATCGCCCGCACGGCCTCCCGGGGCGGGCAGGGGATCGCCCTGTCGGCCAAGGAGTTCGCCGTGCTGGAATATCTGGCCCGCAACGCGGGGGTGGTGCTCTCCCGGGAGCGGATCAGCCAGGGCGTCTGGAACTATGACTACGAGGGCGGTTCCAACGTGGTGGATGTCTACATCCGGTATCTGCGCAAAAAGATCGACGAGGGACGCCAGCCCAAACTCATCCACACGGTGCGGAGCGTGGGTTACGTCCTGCGGGAGGAAGTATGA
- the bilQ gene encoding bilirubin utilization transcriptional regulator BilQ: MFRTFSYACTVLYRRFSHYTSGRLNQWGLSFGTLFFVIYVGKHPGCTQSELTAALHLDWGHSQRTVLKLVESGFLHREKDGRAYRLTLSEKGQQAFAASHQVFFDWDEQALANLTPDERTQLVNLLYKALGRGPRPGPL; encoded by the coding sequence ATGTTCCGCACCTTTTCCTATGCCTGTACGGTGCTCTACCGGCGGTTCAGCCATTATACCTCCGGGCGGCTGAACCAGTGGGGCCTGAGCTTCGGCACGCTGTTTTTCGTGATCTATGTGGGTAAGCATCCCGGCTGCACCCAGAGCGAGCTCACCGCCGCTTTGCATCTGGACTGGGGGCACAGCCAGCGCACGGTGCTCAAGCTGGTGGAGAGCGGGTTTCTGCACCGCGAGAAGGACGGCCGGGCCTATCGGCTGACCCTGAGCGAGAAAGGGCAGCAGGCCTTTGCCGCCAGCCATCAGGTCTTTTTTGACTGGGATGAGCAGGCACTGGCCAACCTGACCCCCGACGAGCGCACCCAACTGGTGAACCTTTTGTACAAGGCACTGGGCCGCGGTCCCCGCCCCGGCCCGCTGTAA
- a CDS encoding MATE family efflux transporter, with the protein MKIRLSEHFGYARLLRFTLPSIVMLVFSSIYGVVDGFFVSNFVGKTAFTAVNFILPFLMILGSVGFMFGTGGGALIAKTMGEGDDRRANELFSLIVYSSVVCGVILAGLGFLLLRPLAAALGAEGAMLQDCITYGTVLLPAIPAYVLQYEFQCLCVTAEKPNLGLGVTVASGLTNMVLDALFVAVLGFGLPGAAAATALSQCVGGLLPLAYFARGRGGRLRLGATRWDGRALGKTCTNGSSELMSNISMSLVSMLYNAQLLRYAGEDGIAAYGVLMYVSMIFQAMFIGYSVGTAPVVSYHFGAGNRTELHSLLRKSGTILAAFAVAMFAAARLLAAPLSHLFVGYDAALLALTQHAFAIFSFGFLFSGFAIFGSSFFTALNDGLVSAAISFLRTLVFQVLCVLVFPLVWQVDGIWASLVAAEAMAVCVTLGFLRVKQSTYHY; encoded by the coding sequence ATGAAGATCCGTCTCTCAGAACATTTCGGCTACGCCCGGCTGCTGCGTTTTACGCTGCCCTCCATCGTGATGCTGGTGTTTTCCTCCATCTACGGTGTGGTGGACGGGTTCTTTGTCTCCAACTTCGTGGGCAAGACGGCCTTCACGGCGGTGAACTTCATCCTGCCCTTTCTCATGATCCTGGGGTCGGTGGGCTTCATGTTCGGCACCGGCGGCGGGGCCCTCATCGCCAAGACTATGGGCGAGGGGGACGACCGCCGCGCCAACGAGCTGTTCTCCCTCATCGTCTACAGCTCGGTGGTCTGCGGCGTGATCCTGGCGGGGCTGGGCTTTCTGCTGCTGCGTCCTCTGGCGGCGGCTCTGGGGGCGGAAGGCGCCATGCTGCAGGACTGCATCACCTACGGCACCGTGCTGCTGCCGGCCATTCCCGCCTATGTGCTGCAGTATGAATTCCAGTGTCTTTGCGTCACGGCGGAAAAACCCAACCTGGGGTTGGGCGTCACGGTGGCGTCGGGGCTGACCAACATGGTGCTGGACGCGCTGTTCGTGGCGGTGCTGGGCTTCGGCCTGCCGGGAGCTGCGGCGGCCACTGCCCTGAGCCAGTGTGTGGGTGGTCTGCTGCCGCTTGCCTATTTTGCCCGCGGCCGGGGCGGACGCCTCCGCCTGGGCGCCACCCGGTGGGACGGCCGGGCACTGGGAAAGACCTGCACCAACGGTTCCTCGGAACTGATGAGCAACATCTCCATGTCGCTGGTGAGCATGCTCTACAACGCCCAGCTGCTGCGCTACGCCGGGGAGGACGGCATCGCCGCCTATGGGGTGCTCATGTACGTCAGCATGATCTTCCAGGCTATGTTTATCGGTTACTCGGTGGGCACAGCGCCGGTGGTCAGCTACCATTTCGGCGCCGGCAACCGCACCGAACTTCACAGCTTGCTGCGCAAAAGCGGCACCATCCTGGCGGCCTTTGCGGTGGCGATGTTCGCCGCCGCCCGACTGCTGGCTGCGCCGCTGTCCCACCTTTTTGTGGGCTACGACGCCGCCCTGCTGGCCCTGACCCAACATGCCTTTGCCATTTTCTCCTTCGGGTTCCTCTTCTCGGGATTCGCCATCTTCGGCTCCTCTTTCTTTACCGCCCTCAACGATGGTCTGGTCTCGGCGGCGATCTCCTTCCTGCGTACCCTGGTGTTTCAGGTGCTCTGCGTCCTGGTGTTCCCTCTGGTATGGCAGGTGGACGGGATCTGGGCATCCCTGGTGGCGGCGGAGGCCATGGCGGTCTGCGTCACGCTGGGCTTTCTGCGGGTCAAACAATCCACCTACCACTACTGA
- a CDS encoding MarR family winged helix-turn-helix transcriptional regulator, which produces MQGKTRASLNRFNYLLGETEALYHEMAHALGVSDSAMKILYAVCDAGEPCPLQEVRRRSGLTKQTVNSALRKLEGEGVLFLETSGSRGKQVRLTEAGRALAERTALPVIAMENDVFGAWSAEDVQRYLALTERFLNDMRQRAAAPGGPLA; this is translated from the coding sequence ATGCAAGGCAAGACCCGGGCGTCGCTGAACCGGTTCAACTATCTGCTGGGGGAGACCGAGGCCCTCTACCATGAGATGGCCCACGCCCTCGGCGTTTCGGACAGCGCCATGAAGATCCTGTATGCCGTCTGTGACGCGGGGGAACCCTGCCCGCTGCAGGAGGTCCGGCGGCGCAGCGGCCTGACCAAGCAGACGGTGAATTCGGCGCTGCGTAAACTGGAAGGGGAGGGCGTCCTCTTTCTGGAAACCTCGGGCAGCCGGGGCAAGCAGGTACGCCTGACCGAGGCCGGGCGGGCGCTGGCGGAGCGCACGGCGCTGCCGGTCATCGCCATGGAAAACGACGTCTTCGGGGCCTGGTCGGCGGAGGATGTGCAGCGCTACCTGGCCCTGACCGAGCGGTTTCTCAACGATATGCGGCAGCGCGCCGCCGCACCGGGAGGGCCGCTGGCATGA
- a CDS encoding transketolase family protein, which yields MSEVKKIATRDSYGAALVELAQDHPDVVVLDADLAAATKTGVFKKAYPDRHFDCGIAESNMMATAAGMAAMGLVPFASSFAMFAAGRAFEQVRNSIGYPHLNVKIGATHGGISVGEDGASHQCCEDFALMRSIPGMTVLCPSDDVEARAAVKAAYEHQGPVYLRFGRLAVPVFHDEANFKFEIGKGEQLTEGNDVAIIATGLEVGEALTAAEQLKNEGIHARVINLCTIKPLDEEIVVKAAKECGAVVTCEEHSILGGLGEAVAAVLGEQCPTKMRRVGVKDVFGHSGPAWDLLEQFGLRSDAIVAAVKELV from the coding sequence ATGAGTGAGGTCAAGAAAATCGCCACCCGCGACAGCTACGGCGCCGCGCTGGTGGAACTGGCACAGGACCATCCCGACGTGGTGGTGCTGGATGCCGACCTGGCCGCCGCCACCAAGACCGGCGTCTTCAAAAAAGCCTACCCCGACCGTCATTTTGACTGCGGCATCGCCGAGAGCAACATGATGGCCACCGCCGCCGGCATGGCGGCCATGGGGCTGGTGCCCTTTGCCTCCAGCTTTGCCATGTTTGCCGCGGGCCGCGCCTTCGAGCAGGTGCGCAACTCCATCGGCTACCCCCACCTGAACGTGAAGATCGGTGCCACCCACGGCGGCATCTCGGTGGGCGAGGACGGTGCCTCCCACCAGTGCTGCGAGGATTTCGCGCTCATGCGCTCCATCCCCGGCATGACGGTGCTCTGCCCCTCCGACGACGTGGAAGCCCGGGCCGCCGTGAAGGCAGCCTACGAGCACCAGGGCCCTGTCTACCTGCGGTTCGGCCGTCTGGCTGTGCCGGTCTTCCATGACGAAGCCAACTTCAAATTTGAGATCGGCAAGGGCGAGCAGCTCACCGAGGGCAACGACGTGGCGATTATTGCCACCGGCCTGGAGGTGGGCGAGGCTCTCACCGCTGCCGAACAGCTGAAAAACGAGGGCATCCACGCCCGGGTCATCAACCTCTGCACCATCAAGCCGCTGGACGAGGAGATCGTCGTCAAGGCGGCCAAGGAATGCGGTGCCGTCGTCACCTGCGAGGAGCACAGCATCCTGGGTGGTCTGGGCGAAGCCGTGGCCGCCGTGCTGGGCGAGCAGTGCCCCACGAAGATGCGCCGGGTGGGCGTGAAGGACGTCTTCGGTCACTCCGGCCCCGCCTGGGACCTGCTGGAACAGTTCGGCCTGCGCAGCGATGCCATCGTGGCTGCCGTGAAGGAGCTGGTCTGA
- a CDS encoding transketolase: MTNEERLALQIAACKVRMGIIESTHGAKAGHPGGSLSAAELFAYLYNKEMRIDPANPKWEDRDQFVLSKGHTAPGLYSALAYRGFFPVEDLPTLRHIDSYLQGHPNMNTVPGVDMSTGSLGQGVSCAAGMAKAAKYLHKDDVRVYALLGDGEIEEGEVWEAFLFAAKYKLDNLCVIIDLNGLQIDGPTSEVMPTDPVDAKMRDFGFRTVSIDGHDFVQMEDAFQYFHRQTGAPTAILMHTTKGKGVSYMENQVGWHGKAPNDEEYKIAMDELNAQLAGLEAQA, from the coding sequence ATGACGAACGAAGAACGTCTGGCGCTGCAGATCGCAGCCTGCAAGGTGCGGATGGGCATCATCGAATCCACCCACGGCGCCAAGGCCGGGCATCCCGGCGGCAGCCTGTCGGCGGCGGAACTGTTTGCCTACCTGTACAACAAAGAGATGCGCATCGACCCCGCCAACCCCAAATGGGAGGACCGGGACCAGTTCGTCCTCTCCAAGGGGCACACCGCGCCGGGGCTGTACAGCGCGCTGGCCTACCGGGGATTCTTCCCGGTGGAGGACCTGCCCACCCTGCGCCACATCGACAGCTACCTCCAGGGCCACCCCAACATGAACACGGTGCCCGGCGTGGATATGTCCACCGGCAGCCTGGGCCAGGGTGTTTCCTGCGCCGCAGGCATGGCCAAGGCCGCCAAGTACCTGCACAAGGATGACGTGCGGGTCTACGCCCTGCTGGGAGACGGCGAGATCGAGGAGGGTGAAGTATGGGAGGCCTTCCTCTTTGCCGCCAAGTACAAGCTGGACAACCTCTGTGTCATCATCGACCTGAACGGGCTGCAGATCGACGGCCCCACCAGCGAGGTCATGCCCACCGATCCGGTGGATGCCAAGATGCGGGACTTCGGGTTCCGCACGGTGTCCATCGACGGCCACGACTTCGTCCAGATGGAGGACGCCTTCCAGTATTTCCACCGGCAGACCGGGGCGCCCACGGCCATCCTGATGCACACCACCAAGGGCAAGGGCGTCAGCTACATGGAGAACCAGGTGGGCTGGCATGGCAAGGCTCCCAACGACGAGGAATACAAGATCGCCATGGACGAACTGAACGCCCAGCTGGCGGGACTGGAGGCGCAGGCATGA
- the fsa gene encoding fructose-6-phosphate aldolase: protein MKFFIDTANVEEIRKANDMGVIAGVTTNPSLIAKEGRDYAETLAEIATIVDGPISGEVKATTTDAETMVKEGEAIYALDPKHMVVKIPMTAEGLKAIKALSAKGIPTNCTLIFSANQALLAARAGATYVSPFLGRLDDISQRGIELIETIHDMFLNYPDIETQIIAASVRNPIHVTDCALAGADIATVPYKVIEQMLHHPLTDSGIEKFKADYCKVFGE from the coding sequence GTGAAATTCTTCATTGATACGGCCAATGTGGAGGAGATCCGCAAGGCCAACGACATGGGCGTCATTGCAGGCGTCACCACCAATCCCAGCCTCATCGCCAAAGAAGGCCGCGACTACGCCGAGACCCTGGCGGAGATCGCCACCATCGTGGACGGCCCCATCAGCGGTGAGGTGAAAGCCACCACCACCGATGCCGAGACGATGGTCAAGGAGGGCGAGGCCATCTACGCCCTGGACCCCAAGCACATGGTCGTAAAAATCCCCATGACCGCCGAGGGCCTCAAGGCCATCAAAGCCTTGTCCGCCAAGGGCATCCCCACCAACTGCACCCTGATCTTCAGCGCCAACCAGGCGCTGCTGGCCGCCCGCGCCGGTGCCACCTACGTCAGCCCCTTCCTGGGGCGCCTGGACGATATCTCCCAGCGGGGCATCGAGCTCATCGAGACCATCCACGACATGTTCCTCAACTACCCCGACATCGAGACCCAGATCATCGCCGCCAGCGTGCGCAACCCCATCCATGTGACGGACTGCGCCCTGGCCGGGGCGGACATCGCCACGGTGCCCTACAAGGTCATCGAGCAGATGCTCCATCACCCCCTGACCGATTCCGGCATCGAGAAGTTCAAGGCCGACTACTGCAAGGTCTTTGGTGAATGA
- a CDS encoding L-fucose/L-arabinose isomerase family protein yields MKSTNIPDVHLGIIAVSRDCFPIALSTQRRENITAACKEKGVDLYQCPVTVENEADMLKAVADVQAAGCNALTVFLGNFGPETPETLIAKYFDGPVMYVAAAEGDGDMINGRGDAYCGMLNCSYNLGMRHLGAYIPEYPVGTAEELADKIAEFVPIARTILGVKDLKIISFGPRPQDFFACNAPIKGLYELGVEIEENSELDLLVSYKAHANDPRIADVCADMAAEMGEGKYYPDLLARMAQFELTLLDWADAHKGSKKYVAFADKCWPAFPSQFGFEPCYVNSRLVSRGIPVSCEVDIYGALSEYIGMCVSGDTVTLLDINNSVPKYIYDEEIAGKFDYKLTDTFMGFHCGNTPSCKMCADRAVKYQLIQHRLLEPAGSDPDFTRGTLEGDIAASDITFYRLQCDSEGNLRAYIAQGEVLPVATRSFGGIGIFAIPEMGRFYRHVLIQKRYPHHGAVAFSHCGKALFEVFKYLGIGDIAYNQPKTLPYPTENPWA; encoded by the coding sequence ATGAAATCCACGAATATTCCTGACGTGCATCTCGGCATCATCGCCGTCAGCCGTGACTGTTTCCCCATTGCCCTGTCCACCCAGCGCCGTGAGAACATCACCGCCGCCTGCAAGGAAAAGGGCGTAGATCTCTACCAGTGCCCCGTGACTGTGGAAAACGAGGCCGACATGCTCAAGGCGGTGGCCGATGTGCAGGCTGCGGGCTGCAACGCCCTCACGGTTTTCCTGGGCAACTTCGGCCCCGAGACCCCCGAGACCCTCATCGCCAAATACTTCGACGGCCCCGTCATGTACGTGGCGGCTGCCGAGGGTGACGGCGATATGATCAACGGCCGCGGCGACGCCTACTGCGGCATGCTGAACTGCTCCTACAACCTGGGCATGCGCCACCTGGGCGCCTACATCCCCGAGTACCCCGTGGGCACTGCCGAGGAACTGGCGGACAAGATCGCCGAGTTCGTGCCCATCGCCCGGACCATCCTGGGCGTGAAGGACCTGAAGATCATCTCCTTCGGCCCGCGTCCCCAGGACTTCTTCGCCTGCAACGCCCCCATCAAGGGTCTGTATGAGCTGGGCGTGGAGATCGAGGAGAACTCCGAGCTGGACCTGCTGGTCTCCTACAAGGCCCATGCCAACGATCCCCGCATCGCCGACGTCTGTGCCGACATGGCCGCCGAGATGGGCGAGGGCAAGTATTACCCCGACCTGCTGGCCCGCATGGCGCAGTTCGAGCTGACCCTGCTGGACTGGGCCGACGCGCACAAGGGCAGCAAGAAGTATGTGGCCTTCGCCGACAAGTGCTGGCCGGCCTTCCCGTCCCAGTTCGGCTTTGAGCCCTGCTATGTGAACAGCCGCCTGGTCAGCCGCGGCATCCCCGTCTCCTGCGAGGTGGACATCTACGGCGCCCTGAGCGAATATATCGGTATGTGCGTTTCCGGTGACACCGTCACCCTGCTGGACATCAACAACAGCGTACCCAAGTACATCTACGACGAGGAGATCGCCGGCAAGTTCGATTACAAGCTGACCGATACCTTCATGGGCTTCCACTGCGGCAACACGCCGTCCTGCAAGATGTGCGCCGACCGTGCCGTGAAGTACCAGCTGATCCAGCACCGTCTGCTGGAGCCGGCGGGCAGCGATCCCGACTTCACCCGCGGCACCCTGGAGGGCGACATCGCGGCGTCGGACATCACCTTCTACCGTCTGCAGTGTGACAGCGAGGGCAACCTCCGCGCCTACATTGCCCAGGGCGAGGTGCTGCCGGTGGCCACCCGTTCCTTCGGCGGCATCGGCATCTTCGCCATCCCCGAGATGGGCCGCTTCTACCGCCATGTGCTGATCCAGAAGCGCTACCCGCACCATGGCGCCGTGGCCTTCAGCCACTGCGGCAAGGCGCTGTTCGAGGTCTTCAAGTATCTGGGCATCGGCGACATCGCCTACAACCAGCCCAAGACCCTGCCCTATCCCACCGAAAATCCCTGGGCGTAA